Genomic window (Desulfonispora thiosulfatigenes DSM 11270):
TTATCAACTAATATATATTATAAGGGGTTTTGTGTTTAATTGCACATGTATTTTCTGGGCAACTAAGTACAAATTAACATTTTATATTAATAAAAAAAGCAAGGGGTTAACCCCTTGCTTTATCTTTTACTTTAATTAGTTTTTTGGGAAATATTTAGCATCTAAGTGCTCGTATTTTGGTAAATAACGAGTTGGTAATGCTAATGCATCTTTTCTGAATGGAGGAGCTAAGATAGTTCCGTCTACAACGAATTCAAGTACAACTGGATGTCCTTCAGCTCTCCAAGCTAAACCTTGCTTGAATGCATCTGCTATATCTTCAGGTTTTTCAACTCTGATTCCTTTAGCACCAAAAGCTTCAGCAGCTGGAATGAAGCTGATTGGGTTAGGGATTTCTGTTCCAACAAAACGGTTGTTGTAGAAATCAATTTGGTTTTTCTTCTCTGCACACCAAGCCATATTTCTGAATACGCATGCGATTACAGGTAACTTGTATTGTACTGCAGTACTGATTTCATGTAAACTTTGTCCCCATGCACCGTCACCAACAATTGCAACAACTGGGCTATCTGGCTCAGCCATTTGAGCACCTAAACCTGCTTGGTAAGCAAATCCAGTGTTACCAAATGTTAATGCAGCGATGTGTTTCTTAGGCTTAGTAAATTTGAAGTAGCTGTTTGCAGTAGAAGCAACATTACCGATGTCAGTAGTAAGGATTGCATCTTCTGGCATTAATTTAGCAACTTCAAATAATACTCTTCTTGGGTTGATTGGGTTACCAGGCATCATAGCCATTTCTTCGATTTCCTTGAACCAATCATTTCTTCTTTCTTGAATCTTAGCTAAACGCTCAGCATTAGGCTTAACGTCACCTTTAGCTTTTAATAATTTAATTAATTCAGCAGTTGCTAATTTAGCATCTCCGATAATTGGAACAGTAACTGGATGTCTACGTCCAATTTGTTTTGGGTTAACTTCGATTTGAATGATTTTAGCATTTTCTGGGAAGTAGTTAATGTCGTATTGTGGTAAAGTACCAAATACTGATAATCTAGATCCAATAGCTAAAATTACGTCTGCATCTTGTAAAGAGTACATAGCAGATTTAGCACCCATATATCCGATAGGTCCTACCCATAACTCATCATCAGCTGGGTAAGTATCGTTATGTAAGTAACTCATTGCAACTGGAGCAGTTAACATATGAGCGATTTCTTTAACTTCAGCAAAAGCATCAGCGTCAACAACACCTCTACCAGAAATGATAACAGGGTTTTTAGCAGCAGCTAATATTTCAGTAGCTCTAGCTAATTCAGTAGCATCCCCAGCACCACGTACGTTCATAGCACGGTATTGGTCTGGACGAAGAATTTCTTCGTAAACTTCACCATAGAAGTAGTTACGAGGAATGTCAACATAAACTGGTCCACGTTCAGCATAAGCAATTCTAAATGCAGTTCTTAATACATCTCCAGCTCTGCTTGGATGTGGAACTTGTAATACTTGTTTAGTGATTGATCTAAAGATTGAAACTTGGTCACATTCTTGGAAACCATCCCAACCTACAGTTGGAGTACCAGCAGATGGTCCTAAAACTACCATTGGAGTGTGAGCTTGGTTAGCAGCTGCAACGCAAGTAACTAAGTTAGTTACACCAGGTCCGTTTTGTCCAATACATACACTTGCTTTACCTGTAATACGACAATAAGCATCTTGCATATGTCCTGCAGTTTGCTCATGACGAACTGCGATAAATTCTATTCCTGCAGTTGGCCATAAGTCTAACATATCCATAAATGCAGAACCTAGTATACCTGTAACATGAGTTACACCTTCATTAACAAGAACTTCAGTCATAGCCTCACTTGGAGTCATTTTAACTTTTGCCATTTGAGAAAAAACCCCCTTGTAAATTAATTATTTATTATAACCCTTAATTAATATTAAATATTGTTTAAAGGTTAATAGCGATGTAATATAGTCTGAATTTTTGAAACTTTCTAATAAATCACATGACATTTAGAATCAAATAATGTATTCATATTAAAATTCTCAATATCGTTAACCTTCTTATATGTAAAACAAATACTGCCATAACTTATATCATATGTATGTGATTAGGTACTACTTGTCTTTAAATTAATCATATAGTTTTTTACCGATTTAGTCAACCTCAAAATATAAACTTTTTTTCGTTATTTTTTGAGCTTTTTTGCAAAAAGGATTGATTTGTTATATATACTTATTTATTATACCGTATCTTTTGAAAATAAGCTACCAATAAATAAACCTCTACTATAGAGGTTTATTTATTGAGTTAGTGCTAGAATATTTTTATTTATATAGATGGACCAGCATTTACTATTTTTTCTGGTATATCTTCGAATTGTTCGAAATTATCTTTGAATTTTCTTGCAAGCTCTATAGCCTTCTTATTGTATTCTTCTTTGTCCTCCCAAGTATTGATAGGATTTAATATTTCAACGGGAACATTTGGACATTCTATGGGAATAAGTATGTTAAAAATAGGATCTAATTCATATTTGACGTCTTTTAAATCGCCTTTTAAAACTGCTGTGACCATATTACGAGTATATTTAAGATTCATTCTATTTCCGATTCCATAGGGTCCACCTGTCCAGCCGGTATTAATTAAGTAAACATTTACATTAAAATCATCTATTCTTTTACCTAACATATTTGCATATACTATTGGATTTATAGGTAAGAAAGGTTCACCAAATGCCGTTGAAAAAGTAGCTTGTGGCTCAGTTATACCTCTTTCTGTTCCTGCTAATTTACTAGTATATCCTGATAAAAAGTGGTACATTGCACTTTCTTTTGTTAATTTTGCTATTGGTGGCAATACTCCAAAAGCATCTGCTGTTAAAAAAATTATATTCTTAGGAGCATTACTTGTTCCTGGAATAAGTGCGTTGTCAATATAATTAATTGGGTAACCTGCTCTTGTATTTTCAGTTAATGAGTTGTCTTCAAAATTCGGTATTCTATCTTTATTATTTACTACCACATTTTCTAGTATTGTACCAAATTTAATTGCATTCCAAATTTCTGGTTCTTTTTCTTCCGATAAATTTATTGTTTTTGCATAACAACCACCTTCAAAGTTAAACACCCCTAATGGTGACCACCCATGTTCATCATCGCCTATAAGTCTTCGATTAGGATCTGCTGATAGTGTTGTTTTTCCTGTTCCTGATAATCCAAAAAACAAGGCAACGTCTTCATTATCTCCTACATTGGCTGAGCAATGCATTGGTAATACATCTTTTTTCGGTAATAAGTAATTCATTACTGAAAATACAGATTTTTTAATTTCACCACAATACATACTTCCTGCAATAAGTATCATTTTCTTTTCTAAACTTATTATTATAGCTGCTTCAGAATTAGTCCCATCAATTTCAGGATTACATTTAAACCCTGGTGCGCAAAGTATTGTAAATTCATTTTTATAAGTTTTTAATTCTTCGCTTGTAGGACGAATTAATAATTGTTTAATAAATAAATTCTGACAAGCATATTCATTTATAACTCTAAAAGAAGTTCGATATTTTGGATCTGCTCCAGCAAATCCATCAAAAACAAACAAAT
Coding sequences:
- the xsc gene encoding sulfoacetaldehyde acetyltransferase is translated as MAKVKMTPSEAMTEVLVNEGVTHVTGILGSAFMDMLDLWPTAGIEFIAVRHEQTAGHMQDAYCRITGKASVCIGQNGPGVTNLVTCVAAANQAHTPMVVLGPSAGTPTVGWDGFQECDQVSIFRSITKQVLQVPHPSRAGDVLRTAFRIAYAERGPVYVDIPRNYFYGEVYEEILRPDQYRAMNVRGAGDATELARATEILAAAKNPVIISGRGVVDADAFAEVKEIAHMLTAPVAMSYLHNDTYPADDELWVGPIGYMGAKSAMYSLQDADVILAIGSRLSVFGTLPQYDINYFPENAKIIQIEVNPKQIGRRHPVTVPIIGDAKLATAELIKLLKAKGDVKPNAERLAKIQERRNDWFKEIEEMAMMPGNPINPRRVLFEVAKLMPEDAILTTDIGNVASTANSYFKFTKPKKHIAALTFGNTGFAYQAGLGAQMAEPDSPVVAIVGDGAWGQSLHEISTAVQYKLPVIACVFRNMAWCAEKKNQIDFYNNRFVGTEIPNPISFIPAAEAFGAKGIRVEKPEDIADAFKQGLAWRAEGHPVVLEFVVDGTILAPPFRKDALALPTRYLPKYEHLDAKYFPKN
- the pckA gene encoding phosphoenolpyruvate carboxykinase (ATP) yields the protein MIVLLEETGIINTGTIHHNLSVSELIERAVQRKEGILTAKGALCIETGKYTGRSPKDRFIVDEPSINNEIAWGKVNMPISIQKFVNIYNRMTAYLQNKDLFVFDGFAGADPKYRTSFRVINEYACQNLFIKQLLIRPTSEELKTYKNEFTILCAPGFKCNPEIDGTNSEAAIIISLEKKMILIAGSMYCGEIKKSVFSVMNYLLPKKDVLPMHCSANVGDNEDVALFFGLSGTGKTTLSADPNRRLIGDDEHGWSPLGVFNFEGGCYAKTINLSEEKEPEIWNAIKFGTILENVVVNNKDRIPNFEDNSLTENTRAGYPINYIDNALIPGTSNAPKNIIFLTADAFGVLPPIAKLTKESAMYHFLSGYTSKLAGTERGITEPQATFSTAFGEPFLPINPIVYANMLGKRIDDFNVNVYLINTGWTGGPYGIGNRMNLKYTRNMVTAVLKGDLKDVKYELDPIFNILIPIECPNVPVEILNPINTWEDKEEYNKKAIELARKFKDNFEQFEDIPEKIVNAGPSI